The genome window GGAGTGAGGAAGAACTCCCCCAAAGAGCCACAGAGAAGATAATCGTGTGTACTGAACAGaccaacaaaatcacagtttacagattAGAATGACAAAATATCTGATACATGTAGGTTATGGAAATATACGTGAAGAATGTGGAAGCAGGACAATCATAAAGGACTGAGTCTGTCGATACACTCCggtccagcaggtggcagcgGCGTTTATTTGACCTCCTTTTATTTCATGTCTGCAGCTTTAAGCACCTCACAGAAGGCTGCAGTGGAGAATACTTCCTGGTATCTGGCCACTGAGACGCATCTGACATGAAGCTGAAggtaaaataaagcaaatacACTCAGTTGTCAGGGATTTAGCAGCTGTGGAACAGTTCCCGTGACACACTGCCTGCGTACACCCGAggtgtgtttgttattttggctcaaaatgttgagtttttggTGTCTGGGTGCTCCAGGTTGATCTGTTGTGAATTGAATGTCTCCTCACTGTTGTGTGGAAAGTATTCAGCTCCTTCTCAACCCACTGAAGTTGAAGTACCATCATTAGAATACTTTAATATAAGGATAAATCCTTCATTCACAAGCATTTAtcttaagtaaaagtatgtaaCTACAGCATTTTGTAAGCATGTCACAGTACTCTTTGTGATGatgcattttccattttctcaaCATCTAAAAGAACCCTTGACTTTcttaaagtaaaaagtataaaattgcatgaaatgtaaaaataagatGAGTAAAAGTACCTCATATTTCTACTTGTTCAGTGTTCAGTTACACTCTGCTGGCTGCTCCTCAGAAACACactgtgcttcctgttttcttcGGTTCAGCTCTGACCGGGAAATGAAGCAGGAGTACCAGGATCTCGTCCTGCAGGCGTGCGGAGCCTCATCTCTGCGCGTCGGCGCAAAGATCCAGACTCTGTGGAGCGGCTACGGCGAGATCGTCAGGCTGCACCTGGAGGGCTGCGACCGGCCGTCTGTGGTCGTCAAACATGTCAAGTTCCCAGAGGAGGCCGAGCACCCCGGAGGCTGGAAGACGGACCGCTCACACACGCGTAAAGTCAGATCCTACCAGGTGGAGACACACTGGTACCAGAACTATTCCACCAGTCAGAGCTGTCGGATCCCCGCCTGCCTCGCTGCCTGTTCCCATGGAGACGAGATGCTGATCGTGCTGGAGGATCTGGACGCGGTCGGTTACGATCAGAGAAGGTGAGAACACGGAGCATTCTGTGGGGTTCGAGTCGTCAGCTAACCCACAGCATCGGTATTTGACTTGTTGGGAAttgaactcaaaaatctactttctcATGAACTGGACCTGCTGGACAAGaataagatgatgatgatgatgagagaaTAAAGAGCTCTCACGCTGTTTAAATGAATctgattgttttttcttgtaGGACCAGTGTGAAGGACAGAGAAATAAAGGCTTGCCTCAGCTGGCTTGCCCACTTCCATGCCCTCTTCCTGGACGTGGCCCCAGAGGGCCTGTGGCCAGTCGGTACCTACTGGCACCTGGAGACCCGTCCAGACGAGCTGGAGGCCATGGACGACGCCGCGCTCAAAGCGGCAGCCGCAGACATTGACAAGATACTCAGCGCATGTCGGTTCAAGACCATCGTTCACGGAGACGCCAAGTTGGCAAACTTCTGTTTTTCCCCGAGCGGACAGGACGTAGCAGCTGTGGACTTCCAGTACGTCGGCGGAGGCTGTGGGATGAAAGATGTTGTGTATTTCTTAGGAAGCTGCATGGAGGAGAAGCAGTGTGAGAAGAGGGTGCCGGGCCTGCTGGACTCTTATTTTGCAGAGCTAAAGGTAGCTGTGAAAAAAGACGTGGACTTTGCCGCCTTggagagagagtggagggagATGTTTGCATACGCCTGGACAGATTTTCATCGTTTTCTGCTGGGATGGATGCCGGGACACTGGAAGATCAACCGCTACAGTAAACAGCTGACAAAAGAGGTCCTGCACAAACTGAAACGTTAACAAACAGAGAACTGAGCGAGTGGGCGGGAGTCTTTTCTTCACCTCTGTGCAGAGCTGATAAACCATCACTGGATAAATAAAAGATGATGAAAAGTGCTCTGGCTTTTTCTTTCCTATTCCGCAGCTCTTTGAActgaaaaaacattataatttcTTTCCAGGTTTGAAGATATTGACCCTGTAGATACAGACGAGATCTGCTaactgtgtaaaaataatttgatCCTATACATAATTACAGGGTCACAAACTGTAAGAGAAACAATTTAACACtataaatgtcaaatttgatgAGAAATTGACGATATACATACAGAAAGTGTCACAAATGTTCATATTTGTTTGAGAAAACTAGAAACAGAGAAGCTCACAATTCTTTAACTGGATGTATCACAAAATGTAAGAGAAATGTTGAAAATTGTGACATATTGCTGGTAACATTCAATTACTGTTATTACAAACTATATTACAGTTATGACAGTAAAATAGTTTGTCAATAAAGTACAGTATTACATTCCCGTCGTGgccaatcagggtgtgacgACGCTCTTTGATGAAGGGCTAAGAGAGCTGAGGAGTGACAACCAGGTCCGACTCATTCCCATTCTGGTTCTGTCCATGATAAAACCTCCAGATTGTTTACGCCCCACTGAGATTTCTCTGTTGCACCTGTTGGTTCTGGTTGAGTGAAAAAGTGCATGTGTGCTTTCAACAACCCTGCAGAGTGACCAGCAGATGTCACCCTTCATCTACACTACCTGCATCAGAACCGGGCTTATTTGTCCTGTCAAATAGCTCGACGCCTGTAGGTTGAAACCCAAACCCTTTAGTTGTCCTGTTTTAATCATTAATATAAATGCtaatttcacaaaacattaaacaacaactgagacaaacacactgaatccCTTCTGTGCAGACTACAGAGGAGAGCCGCTCCAATCAGAGCGAAGATCCGTCAGCGATTAATAAAGGCTTCTGaagttttggagggaaatgcacTAACTTCACGTGGGAAACGAGTGAGACCGCCCCTTTTGGCGCGCACCACCTGGATTCATCAGAAAATCTGTGGGCGGGACTTATTTTGCGTGGTTTACACTTGTGTTTTACTCCAATTCAACCAGAGTCAATTAATTGTCTGAAGTTTTTTAGCTCAGTTAATAGAGCAGGCGCCTTTTAATAGGAGATTTTGACTTTGCCCTGGGTTCGAATCCCGGTCTGGGGTCCCTTCTTCAACCGGTTACCTGTGATGTCTCTATCTCCTTGTCAAAAGAGAAAACCTCAGCTCAAGTGTTATTGATTTCCgttctgtacttttaccataaattgaatgaaattaaatgtgaacGATGACCTCATGGGGGTGATGCCACAGAAAGGAGCGGGGCACTTGTACATATTATgaatctatttcttacctttttattatattgtttattttgtactattataattgtttattgttaaactgagTTGTCCTTAGGCTGCTTGTGACACACAGATTTCCCCATTtgcaggacaaataaaggagtgtcaggatgtggttattatagacacagattcagtatgtaactgtcatgtatcaccacagtaacagcgttacatacattagcagctgtaaacactcataaaaacattataataatatatcCTGTGGTGCTGaactgtatactgaacataagGGGGAAGTTCACGTTTATAAtaatcagagaacgttacagacgttgtttttggttcctatCTGTTTCTCAAAGATACtcgtacgtgtgtgaatgtgtaaatgagagacattaacttatagcactttggtTGAAACACCCTCCGGACCGCCTATCTTGTTTCCCCCCGATCAGCTGttgtgaggatgatgatgacgtAGCTTCCGGTCTCACCCGACATTACAACAACAAGGCAGACGAGCGGAGCCGAGCCGAGCTGAACTGAGCTGAGGGGCGAAGAGACGACGGTGCCACCAGAGTAAACAGGTACGAGAAGAAAAACTCTCTTGACGGATTCATATCACATCGGGTTCACGCAGTCAGACGCTTCCGTGTGCTGTCATGGCGGAAACGGTTTGTCCGGCGGACCGAGTTTGAACCAAGCTACAGcggagctaacgttagcatgaaGCTAGCTCCGTTACCCTGGTTTCATCACAAGGGTCAGAAAATAACAGAGCTGCTCCGCCTGACCTGAATCATAACGCTGgttttgtgagtgtttgtgatgatttGTGAACACGACGGTTTtacaggtgagctgttaatTCAGCTAACTTAGTTGTAAGTCACCTGGTGGAGCTCGACTCGTGATGATTTACAGCTAGTTCAGTTGTTTTGACAGTTGACTGTGAAGATGACGCAACGTGGCAGGTGTCAGGAAGTGACAGGACTCAATCTGAGCTGCACACTTTCTCTTTTGTGGCTTtgatattttctcctttttaaaatacatgatTATAACAAGCTAAATGTTCCTGGTGATGCTCTTTTATCCTGGATTTTCGCTTTTTAAGTGAATGAACAAGTCCAACAACAGACTGATTCTCCCGAAAAGTCCAGTGTTTGTGAAGCTCATACCTGATATATGATACTCAAAAATAGTATTTTATATAAGGATGTTAATTGTTGATGATGAATCAATTAATCGCTGTTTTTTAActtattaaaaatgtgttaaccGACAACCACAGATTGAAAAGAAACCCCATCAAAATAACTTGCTTgtcatacaaaatacaaaaaagttcattttaataaagaatacagtaaaaaaaaaaaagactccctGGCGGATGTTATGGGTCAATATTGATATAATGTTATATACTATATTCAGTTTTATCTTGAGTCCAATATGtgctgatatgaaaactttttttttttccagattcacacagaaaaaaaggttgttttagATCATAAAGTTTGATgtcaaagtttaaaaatgtccagCCACCATTATAATATCTTTATCACAAAAACACGTTTGaaggatcattgcaaaaaaaacgtGTCGGTGTCAGAATATTCTACTCTCTGATATCGCCATCCGTATTCGGACTGTTATGTCAATAACATAATATGTGACGGTCCTTATGAGAGTCTAGTACTTggtgttattaaaataaatgggaTGGAAAAATATCATAAACATTTCACTTCTTCCACATCGTATCAAAGCGTCTCAGTATAACAATTCATCAGAAACACAACGTGTGACCTCTAAAGACACAAGAGGCAACTGGCAGTTATTTATCATTTCAGCTATAAATAATGCAGCTGTCAAAAGTAACATTCAGTCATATTGGtgtaatatataaataatagtAATAGCTAAGCAGCCAGATACAATATGATTTACTTGGATGATCTAGTGTGTCAAGAACGTCTTTCTCATCAAAGACACTCAGACTCCTTCTGTCTTTTCACCAGAAATCCGACCACAGAAGAATTCCTATCAACATAGTTGGAGTCGACGACCTCACCCACAGATGAGGCTGATGTTGTAGCGGGGGACCCACATCCCCCCCCCCAGTCAGAGCAGGGACTGTTTTAGGTGTGTTGCTGAGTCCAGGATGGAGAGGATTTGAGGACACGCTCTCCTCAGGTGACTCCTGAGTTGTGACACCGATTCTTCAGAGCCCGGCCTGCTAGTAATATGAGCCATGGACTCTGGGGCACTTGATAGTCCTGTAACCCTGGTCATTAAGGCCCCCAACCAGAAGTATGAAGACCAGACCATCAACTGCTTCCTCAACTGGACCGTGGAGAGGCTGAAGAGTCACATCTCCAACGTGTACCCCAGCAAGCCGGTAAGTGGCTTCTCACGTTCGTTTTTGGAAAAGTTGTGTCTCCAGCTGGTGTCTGCGTGGGTTTAGATACACTTAATGGACCAGGAGGGATTCCTGAAGGGTTATGATGATGTTTAGATGGACATGATATACTCTCTAATGCTTTTCATGCTTTAGCTCACATCACATGATCTTCATGAGCACATGGAGCCTCTCTGTCACTTTGCTTTAAAAGCTGCTGAGGTTAAACGTTCCCTCTTGACCTTGAAAACTGTTGAAACATTTGTTGATGTTTGAGGTTAATTTTAGCTCTGAGGCCCAGGTTTTGCTTTTTGTGGGGGCTGTTCAGAGTCAGTTACTGTTTATGTTGCAGTGTATATCTGAGGAAAAGGCCACAAGGCAAGTCTGAAATGTTAATAAAAGAAACAGTATTTATGTCATTGATTTATCTGGTGACACCGTGGAGAGAGCTTATTTGGAGGCGGTAGTCGGGCCAGGCAGTGACCTACATCCACTCACCTGttgctgttggtgtgtttttaatgaatacataaagCACATGTACTCTGCGTGACATCGTCTGAACCCTGTTTGTGTCGTAGCTGTCTAAAGACCAGCGGCTGGTGTACTCAGGACGGCTCCTCCAAGACCACCTGCAGCTCAGAGATGTGCTCAGAAAGGTAAGAGCTGCTCGTctgctgggtttttttgtgtgtatacTCACAAAACTGTTATGCATCAATTTGTCAGTTTGGTGAAAAGAACTGCCTTTAAATCCTTATATAATGAGCAACAGCATATTTATGTTACACTGTATGTTGcacatgtttaaataaaatagGACTAATtaagatgagtgtgtgttcaggttGCTGTTTTTGTGCCTGTTGGTGGATTTAAGAAGCGAGGCGTCCATCTTGACACAGA of Sparus aurata chromosome 17, fSpaAur1.1, whole genome shotgun sequence contains these proteins:
- the pkdc gene encoding uncharacterized protein pkdc, translating into MKQEYQDLVLQACGASSLRVGAKIQTLWSGYGEIVRLHLEGCDRPSVVVKHVKFPEEAEHPGGWKTDRSHTRKVRSYQVETHWYQNYSTSQSCRIPACLAACSHGDEMLIVLEDLDAVGYDQRRTSVKDREIKACLSWLAHFHALFLDVAPEGLWPVGTYWHLETRPDELEAMDDAALKAAAADIDKILSACRFKTIVHGDAKLANFCFSPSGQDVAAVDFQYVGGGCGMKDVVYFLGSCMEEKQCEKRVPGLLDSYFAELKVAVKKDVDFAALEREWREMFAYAWTDFHRFLLGWMPGHWKINRYSKQLTKEVLHKLKR